In Candidatus Bathyarchaeia archaeon, the following are encoded in one genomic region:
- a CDS encoding ribbon-helix-helix protein, CopG family: MPRKCIVKVVLSKEQRGILEELAKRLGISESETLRMALMDYAKELSLLGEKVRKASNSTI, encoded by the coding sequence ATGCCTAGAAAATGCATCGTTAAAGTGGTTCTCAGCAAAGAACAGAGAGGAATCCTTGAAGAACTGGCAAAGAGACTTGGAATAAGCGAAAGTGAAACATTACGAATGGCTTTAATGGATTATGCCAAAGAACTAAGTTTGCTTGGAGAAAAAGTTCGCAAAGCGAGTAATTCCACAATTTGA
- a CDS encoding DUF2190 family protein — protein sequence MADNTGKTWMSIGETDDPNAIIETFEAAATITKGDPVYLSADDKVSPASSAQDCIGIAVKTVASGQPCPVLVRGRVKVKVGGTVTRGKAVYGGDASKRILQLTDQAVNEGGTSTYTIYYNRKLGTALESASAADDLIFIVVGK from the coding sequence ATGGCAGATAATACAGGCAAAACTTGGATGAGCATAGGCGAAACAGATGACCCAAACGCAATAATTGAAACTTTCGAAGCTGCAGCGACAATAACAAAAGGAGACCCGGTTTACTTAAGTGCTGACGACAAGGTTAGCCCAGCGTCTTCAGCTCAAGATTGCATAGGCATAGCTGTCAAAACCGTTGCTTCAGGGCAGCCGTGTCCAGTTCTCGTTCGAGGCAGGGTCAAAGTTAAGGTTGGCGGAACCGTAACACGTGGCAAAGCAGTGTACGGTGGAGATGCGTCCAAAAGAATACTTCAGCTGACAGACCAGGCAGTAAATGAAGGAGGCACGAGCACCTACACTATTTATTACAACCGCAAGCTTGGAACCGCACTAGAATCTGCTTCGGCAGCTGACGACTTAATCTTCATCGTGGTAGGGAAGTGA
- a CDS encoding phage major capsid protein, producing MKPKLFESLMQSDFEFKQLMEDLKHKTITHPFLKRYCEVGIKERLFSDTANALGHMHDTLVQAANPEMIGRDIITVRPTTETMERFPLDERAVAYRYAEGAYTRLNGKKISTVDIYTNIVAEASEMWTREFLEDATWNVMDSMTEKVGRALGENETNKILELYGAIVNADLAGGAPIDNAGAALNWSGLLKLHNAVRGENWRPTVLAVNEIQLHQLLSDDKFIHAQYLPSEQVDLERGVIGSVLGMKVMASTLVPNGTAYAIDTRVAAVMLLRRDVTVEDWADPKTGEFGVRATTRFGLGILRSKAVAKMTNISTSL from the coding sequence ATGAAGCCTAAACTTTTCGAAAGCCTCATGCAATCAGACTTTGAATTCAAGCAGCTCATGGAAGACCTAAAGCATAAGACAATCACTCACCCATTCCTAAAGCGATACTGCGAAGTCGGCATCAAAGAACGCTTGTTCAGCGATACGGCAAACGCGTTGGGACACATGCATGACACGCTCGTGCAGGCCGCAAATCCTGAAATGATAGGCAGAGACATAATTACGGTTAGACCAACAACCGAAACCATGGAAAGATTTCCACTCGACGAGAGAGCAGTTGCATATCGCTACGCAGAAGGCGCATACACAAGATTGAACGGCAAGAAAATCAGCACCGTGGACATATACACTAACATTGTCGCTGAAGCCTCTGAAATGTGGACGAGAGAGTTTTTGGAAGACGCTACATGGAACGTTATGGACAGTATGACGGAAAAAGTGGGCAGAGCACTCGGCGAAAACGAAACAAACAAGATACTGGAACTTTACGGCGCAATAGTGAATGCTGATTTAGCCGGTGGAGCACCAATCGATAATGCAGGCGCAGCACTAAACTGGTCTGGATTGCTCAAGCTGCATAATGCAGTGAGAGGTGAAAACTGGCGTCCCACAGTTTTGGCAGTGAACGAAATTCAGCTACATCAACTTTTGAGCGACGACAAATTCATCCACGCACAATACTTGCCCTCAGAACAAGTAGACCTTGAACGCGGCGTTATAGGCAGTGTTCTCGGAATGAAAGTCATGGCAAGCACATTAGTGCCTAACGGAACAGCCTACGCAATCGACACCCGCGTGGCAGCGGTCATGCTTCTGCGAAGAGACGTCACGGTTGAAGATTGGGCAGACCCGAAAACAGGCGAGTTCGGCGTGAGAGCAACAACAAGATTCGGCTTGGGAATCTTGCGAAGCAAAGCAGTAGCCAAAATGACCAACATTAGCACGTCCCTATAA